The window ATTGCAACAGGTGGCTTGGCAAATTTGATTGCGCAAGAAACGACTGTTATTAATGCAGTAGAGCACTTTCTAACATTGGAAGGCTTACGAATTATTTATGATTTAAATAAACAATAAAAGTTAGATTGGTGCTTGATGCTTGTAAGAGATATTCGGTTTTCAACTAGGCAGCAAGTACTAACTCCAATTTATAATATACTAGTAATCAAGTGAGAAATACGAACCACAGAGAAGTGCTTTTTGCACCTCTGTGGTTTAAAAGGTTCTATGTTTATAGGAGCGATGATTATATGCAAATTGGTACTATTAAATTAGAAAATCCTGTGATTCTGGCCCCGATGGCTGGAGTTACTGATCTGCCTTTTCGGCTATTAGCCAAAGAAATGGGATGTGGGTTGGTGTATTCTGAAATGGTCAGTGATAAGGGCTTGCTATATGAAAATAGTCAAACCTTGCATATGCTAAAAATTGATGAACGAGAACGACCGGTCGCAATGCAAATTTTTGGTTCAGATCCTGAAAGTATGGCAAAAGCTGCGGCCATTGTTGAAAAATCCGGTGCTGATATCATTGACATTAATATGGGGTGCCCCACACCTAAAATCATTAAGAATGGAAGCGGTTCGGCTTTAATGTGTCAGCCTGATTTAGCATACCGTATTATGGCTAGTGTTGTGGCAGCTGTAAGTGTACCTGTAACGGTAAAGATTCGTAAAGGCTGGAGTGAGGGATCAGTTAATGCGGTGGAGATGGGGCAGTTAGCGGAAAAAGCGGGTATAGCAGCTATTGCAGTTCATGGCCGTACGAGAGAACAATTTTATACAGGTGAAGCGGATTGGAGTATTATAAAGCAAGTTAAAGAAAGTGTTGGCATTCCTGTAATCGGTAATGGGGATATCCGTGCACCTTATGATGCGGTAAAAATGATGACTGAAACTGGCTGTGATGCTATTATGATAGGTCGCGGTGCACAAGGCAATCCTTGGATTTTCAAGCAAGTTACCCATTATATGTCAACAGGGGAAATCCTACCGTTACCTTTAATGAGTGAACGCGTTGCTGTATTGCTTAGGCATTTAGATATGTTAATAGAGTATAAAGGTGAACATGTGGGAATTAGAGAAATGCGCAGTCATGGCGCATGGTATACAAAAGGATTGCCGCATTCAGCAGAATTAAGATTAAAGCTTAATCAAGCAGAAAGTAAAGAAGATTTTATAGCGGTATTAGAACAATTTCAATAGTCTAAGATAAGATAAAGTTTTTATATTTGTTAAATTCGAAAAAAAATGCTAAAATATGTATGTGCACAAGGTTGTGCACATATACTATGTTAGGTGATATAAATTTAAAGATGTAATACATACACTTGTAAAATTCTATCAGTATTCAATATAGGAGAGGATGACGGATGCTGTTACGGATTGGTGAAAAGATCATCAACCGACAAAAGATCAATCAAATAATTGATGAAATGTTAGATCTGCGTAGTCGAGGTTTTTCTCAACAAGAAGTAGCTAACCGTGTTGGAATAGATCGAACCGTTATTTCTAAATTGGAAACCGTGGGAGAAGTTCGCAAAGGAGGACGGGTTGCCCTTGTTGGTTTTCCCATTGAAAATTGTGAGGAACTAAGACGTATGGCCGCACAAGAAGGTATTGATTATTCTTTACTCATGTCAGAGCAAGAACGTTGGGATTTTGTGCAAAATAAAACGGGAGTTGGCCTTTTTAATACGATAATGGAAATCATTGCTACATTACACAATTATGACATTGTTATTATATTAGGCTCAAATTTACGAATTAAGTTAATGGAAACACTTTTAGATAAAGAAATAATTGGCGTACAAATTGGAGAATCACCTATTGCAGAGAATAAATACGTGGATCCAGAGAGTATAAGGAGCATTGTACGGCAGTTGTTTGCGTAATAGGGGGCTTACACGTAGCATGAAGAGAGTTGTCAGTGTTAGTTTAGGGTCATCGAAGCGTGATCACCAAGCAATAGCAGAGTTTGGTGGACATACTTTTTCTATCGAACGGATAGGAACAGACGGTGATAAGGCTAAGGCCATACAGTTGATCCGTGAACTAGATGGTAAAGTGGATGCTTTTGGCATGGGTGGGACAGACTTATATATATATGCTGGGAATAAACGTTATACTTTTAAAGAGTCAGCTGAAATCGCTGCTGCAGCTAGATATACGCCAATCGTTGATGGTAGTGGTGTGAAAAACACCCTTGAGCGGAGGGTAGTGCAGCATCTAGCGGAAAAAGAAGGTATATTATTTAAAAATCAGCAAGTATTGGTAGTTTGTGCGGTTGATCGGTTTGGTCTAGCAGAAGAACTGATAGCAGCAGGTAGTCAAGCTGTATTTGGTGATTTACTATTTGGTTTAGGTCTGCCCATTCCCATTCGAAGCTTAGGTACCTTGGCAATGCTGGCACGGGTTGTTGCGCCAGTTATAACTAGGCTGCCGATTAAGATGTTTTATCCCACTGGGGAAAATCAAATGAAGAATGTTCCGCGTTTTAGTCAATATTTTCAGCAAGCCAAAATTATTGCTGGCGATTTTCATTTTATTCGCAGAAACATGCCAGAAAAACTGACTGGAAAGTTGATTATTGCGAATACGGTTACCAAGCAAGACGAAGAATTGCTTAAAGAGCGGGGCGTGAAAATACTGGTTACAACTACACCAGAAATTGGTGGCCGTTCTTTAGGTACCAATGTGTTGGAAGCCATATTAGTAACTTTACTAGGCAAGAAGCCAGAGGAAATTACGCCATATGATTATGGACGAATTTTAAAGGAATTGGATATTATGCCGCGTATTAAGCGGTTTTCTGATTGAAAGGGGAGCATTGATATGGAAAAGTTTGCTTTTATTGTACATCCGCTCGCCGCAAAAGACTTTAGTCGCAAGTTCGCATTTACTAAAAATTGGCCGGATGGTTTGGTTGAGGGGGTAATAAAATATATTCCCCCATTTAAGGCTTCGCATATAACAGGTATACAGTCACCGTCTACGCAAAGTGAGGGGTGGTTTATTGGTTGTCCATTAACATCACGGCAGATGATGGAGATGCCTGAAAAGTATGTAATTGAGAAAATTATTAAAGCAGGTAAGGTTGCAGAAAAATTAGGTGCAAAGATCGTGGGGCTGGGGGCATTTACTTCCATAGTAGGGGATGCAGGTATTACCATTGCCAAGAACTTAAATATTGCTGTAACCACGGGAAATAGTTATACGGTTGCTACTGCTCTTGAGGGAACAAGGCAGGCCGCTCAAATAATGGGTATTGATCTAGACAAGGCTAATGTATTGATATTAGGGGCTACTGGCTCTATTGGTGGGGCTTGTGCTCAAATCCTTGCACGGGAAGTAAGGTATCTAACACTAGCGGCACGTAATGAAGAAAAGCTGGAAAAACTTGCTGAGCAAATTTTACGAAAAACAGGATTAGCTGTTAAGGTAACTGCGAATACTAAATCTGCTTTAAAGTCAGCTGATATTATTATTGCTGTGACTAGCGCAATTGATAGCATTATTGAACCTGAAGATTTAAAATCAGGTGCGATTGTTTGTGATGTTGCAAGACCACGAAATGTTTCTCGCCGTGTAGCGGAAATGCGTAATGATATATTGGTCATTGAAGGCGGCGTAGTTGAGGTTCCTGGGGATGTTGACTTTGGACTAAACTTTGGTTTTCCTGAAGGGACGGCTTATGCTTGTATGGCAGAAACAATGATACTTTCCTTAGAACAACGCTATGAGAATTTTACATTGGGGCGCGAACTCACTGTGAAACAGGTGGAAACAATTGAAAAATTAGGTAATAAACACGGATTTAAACTAGCGGGCTTTCGTAGTTTTGAAAGAGCTATCACAGCAAATGAGATTGCTGCGATTAAAGAAAATGTAATTATTAATAATCAAATGCAAAGGAGGGGAATTGGTTAGAAAACATTGACAAACAAGTGGTTTATACCTATAATTAATTGCATATTAAGTTGGGTTTCTAACCTGCTGTTAAAGTGTCAAGTTACTCACTTGACACTATTTATATTGTCTTATGGATCAGTATTTGAATGGGGTTTTTAATTTTGTTGTAGCAAAAGGGACTATTATAGAATAAACTAATATAAATCATTAGGAATCAAAATTAAAGGAGAGCAGAAACGTATGGCTGAAAAGCAATTTATTCTAACTGCTGAAGGATTAAAGAAGATAGAGCAGAAATTTGATCATCTGAAATCAGTACGCCGTCGGGAAGTAGCTGAAAGAATTAAGCAAGCAATCGAATTTGGTGATATCAGTGAAAAC is drawn from Pelosinus sp. IPA-1 and contains these coding sequences:
- the dusB gene encoding tRNA dihydrouridine synthase DusB, with translation MQIGTIKLENPVILAPMAGVTDLPFRLLAKEMGCGLVYSEMVSDKGLLYENSQTLHMLKIDERERPVAMQIFGSDPESMAKAAAIVEKSGADIIDINMGCPTPKIIKNGSGSALMCQPDLAYRIMASVVAAVSVPVTVKIRKGWSEGSVNAVEMGQLAEKAGIAAIAVHGRTREQFYTGEADWSIIKQVKESVGIPVIGNGDIRAPYDAVKMMTETGCDAIMIGRGAQGNPWIFKQVTHYMSTGEILPLPLMSERVAVLLRHLDMLIEYKGEHVGIREMRSHGAWYTKGLPHSAELRLKLNQAESKEDFIAVLEQFQ
- a CDS encoding transcriptional regulator; the protein is MLLRIGEKIINRQKINQIIDEMLDLRSRGFSQQEVANRVGIDRTVISKLETVGEVRKGGRVALVGFPIENCEELRRMAAQEGIDYSLLMSEQERWDFVQNKTGVGLFNTIMEIIATLHNYDIVIILGSNLRIKLMETLLDKEIIGVQIGESPIAENKYVDPESIRSIVRQLFA
- a CDS encoding quinate 5-dehydrogenase; translation: MKRVVSVSLGSSKRDHQAIAEFGGHTFSIERIGTDGDKAKAIQLIRELDGKVDAFGMGGTDLYIYAGNKRYTFKESAEIAAAARYTPIVDGSGVKNTLERRVVQHLAEKEGILFKNQQVLVVCAVDRFGLAEELIAAGSQAVFGDLLFGLGLPIPIRSLGTLAMLARVVAPVITRLPIKMFYPTGENQMKNVPRFSQYFQQAKIIAGDFHFIRRNMPEKLTGKLIIANTVTKQDEELLKERGVKILVTTTPEIGGRSLGTNVLEAILVTLLGKKPEEITPYDYGRILKELDIMPRIKRFSD
- a CDS encoding saccharopine dehydrogenase NADP-binding domain-containing protein; translation: MEKFAFIVHPLAAKDFSRKFAFTKNWPDGLVEGVIKYIPPFKASHITGIQSPSTQSEGWFIGCPLTSRQMMEMPEKYVIEKIIKAGKVAEKLGAKIVGLGAFTSIVGDAGITIAKNLNIAVTTGNSYTVATALEGTRQAAQIMGIDLDKANVLILGATGSIGGACAQILAREVRYLTLAARNEEKLEKLAEQILRKTGLAVKVTANTKSALKSADIIIAVTSAIDSIIEPEDLKSGAIVCDVARPRNVSRRVAEMRNDILVIEGGVVEVPGDVDFGLNFGFPEGTAYACMAETMILSLEQRYENFTLGRELTVKQVETIEKLGNKHGFKLAGFRSFERAITANEIAAIKENVIINNQMQRRGIG